One part of the Deltaproteobacteria bacterium genome encodes these proteins:
- the rplQ gene encoding 50S ribosomal protein L17 produces MRHNKAGCRLSRTMEHRQAMMRNLVTSLLEHERLETTRTKAKLLRQLSDKMITLAKRGDLHARRQTLAVIRSKKVVAKLFGELRDRYLDRPGGYTRIIPKGIRLGDAAPIAIVELVGRPEALTKSKKSKQAAGE; encoded by the coding sequence ATGAGGCATAATAAAGCCGGGTGCCGCTTATCTCGAACCATGGAACACCGTCAGGCCATGATGCGTAATCTGGTCACTTCTCTGCTGGAACACGAACGTCTGGAAACTACCCGGACCAAGGCCAAGTTATTGCGCCAATTGTCGGATAAGATGATTACCCTGGCCAAAAGGGGTGATCTTCATGCCCGGAGGCAAACCCTGGCGGTGATACGTTCTAAAAAGGTGGTGGCCAAGTTGTTTGGAGAGTTACGGGACCGTTACCTGGACCGTCCTGGGGGCTACACCAGGATCATACCCAAGGGAATCCGGTTGGGGGATGCGGCGCCGATCGCCATCGTCGAATTGGTCGGGCGTCCGGAGGCCTTGACTAAATCTAAAAAGTCCAAACAGGCCGCTGGCGAATAA
- a CDS encoding helix-turn-helix transcriptional regulator, giving the protein MKIGEKLKRLRQANSLTQEELANRAYLTKGFISQLERDLTSPSIATLKDILDVLGVSLADFFRDLVEERVVYSQSARIITSKSTSACKIEVLVPDAQKRMMDPVLVTMGVGGQIEPQGPHEGEEFGLVLKGTISLRLDNLAYKIRAHECFYFRSDREHSVANLGKREAQILWIVTPPIFE; this is encoded by the coding sequence GTGAAGATCGGCGAAAAACTTAAGCGGTTGCGCCAGGCCAATTCCTTGACCCAGGAAGAGTTGGCTAATCGGGCCTATCTGACCAAGGGTTTTATCTCGCAATTGGAGCGCGATCTGACCTCGCCCTCGATTGCCACTCTCAAGGATATCCTGGATGTCCTGGGAGTGTCGTTAGCGGATTTTTTCCGGGATCTGGTCGAAGAACGGGTGGTTTATTCCCAGAGTGCCCGGATTATCACCTCAAAATCGACGTCGGCTTGCAAGATCGAGGTCCTAGTTCCGGACGCCCAGAAGCGCATGATGGATCCGGTGCTGGTCACTATGGGCGTCGGCGGTCAGATCGAACCGCAAGGTCCCCATGAGGGGGAGGAATTCGGGCTGGTCCTGAAAGGGACGATCAGCCTCAGGTTGGATAATTTGGCATACAAGATCAGGGCTCACGAGTGTTTTTATTTTCGCTCCGATCGGGAGCACTCCGTGGCTAATCTGGGCAAACGAGAGGCCCAGATTTTATGGATCGTAACCCCCCCGATTTTTGAATAA
- a CDS encoding acyl-CoA thioesterase: MSLRSHRFVYRVPLYETDMGQAVYHGNYYHFFELGREACLRDLGFPYPRLVAAKLHLAIVEAHCRYRQSLSYNEEIEIITTIPQIKSRSLKFHQQLLKSATGQLATDLDLTMVCINSDGKPVALPIEFRTLVEAWHQQSERP, encoded by the coding sequence ATGTCCCTGCGCAGTCACCGGTTTGTCTATCGAGTGCCCCTGTATGAGACTGACATGGGGCAGGCAGTATACCATGGCAATTATTACCATTTTTTTGAGCTGGGGCGGGAAGCCTGTCTGCGGGATTTAGGATTTCCCTACCCCCGGCTGGTGGCCGCCAAGCTACATCTGGCCATCGTCGAGGCCCATTGCCGGTATCGACAGTCATTGTCTTATAATGAAGAAATTGAGATCATCACCACCATTCCCCAGATAAAAAGCCGTAGCCTCAAGTTCCACCAACAACTGCTTAAATCTGCTACCGGCCAACTGGCTACCGACCTTGACCTGACCATGGTGTGTATTAATTCTGACGGTAAACCAGTGGCTTTGCCGATAGAGTTCCGGACCCTGGTGGAGGCCTGGCACCAGCAGTCAGAACGGCCCTGA
- a CDS encoding DNA-directed RNA polymerase subunit alpha — translation MHKNWSELIRPKKLEIDPETHTRFYGKFSCEPLERGFGTTLGNSLRRILLSSLRGAAITSVKIKDVYHEFSTLPGVLEDISEIILNLKNVRLKMHADSVKTLRLEARGEKEVTAGDFQTDGTVEILNPNLHIATLSRDGELIMEVNVKTGKGYVPAEGNKEEGQAIGNIPIDAIFSPIRKVNHVVTQARVGQQTDYDKLTLEVWTDGSVSPEDAVAYAAKILKDQLTIFINFEETQEQFEERPTEESDSLNENLFRSVNELELSVRSANCLKNANIRLIGELVQKSEAEMLKTKNFGRKSLNEIKEILADMGLSLGMKLDNFPPQESLSVGKEGLS, via the coding sequence ATGCACAAGAACTGGAGTGAGTTGATCAGGCCCAAGAAATTGGAGATCGATCCCGAGACCCATACCCGGTTTTATGGGAAATTTAGTTGTGAACCTTTGGAACGGGGATTTGGGACCACCCTGGGAAATTCATTGCGCCGAATTCTCCTTTCTTCCCTCCGGGGTGCTGCCATCACTTCGGTGAAGATCAAAGATGTTTACCATGAATTTTCTACACTTCCCGGGGTGCTCGAGGATATCTCGGAAATTATTCTCAACCTCAAGAATGTCCGCCTCAAGATGCACGCCGATAGCGTCAAAACTCTCAGGCTGGAGGCCCGGGGTGAAAAAGAAGTCACAGCCGGAGACTTCCAGACCGATGGGACCGTTGAAATTCTCAATCCTAACCTACATATTGCCACCCTTTCCCGGGATGGTGAGCTGATCATGGAAGTGAATGTCAAAACTGGCAAAGGCTATGTCCCGGCCGAAGGCAATAAGGAGGAGGGGCAGGCGATAGGGAACATCCCCATTGATGCCATCTTCTCCCCGATCCGCAAAGTAAATCACGTGGTCACCCAGGCCCGGGTCGGACAACAGACCGATTACGATAAATTGACTCTCGAGGTCTGGACGGATGGCAGTGTCTCGCCTGAGGATGCGGTAGCCTATGCCGCCAAGATTCTAAAAGACCAGCTGACCATTTTTATTAATTTTGAAGAGACCCAGGAACAGTTTGAAGAGCGACCCACTGAAGAGAGCGACAGCCTCAATGAAAATCTATTCCGCAGCGTTAATGAATTGGAATTATCGGTGCGTTCGGCCAACTGTCTGAAGAATGCCAATATTCGTCTGATCGGGGAACTGGTCCAGAAATCCGAAGCCGAGATGCTCAAAACCAAGAATTTTGGCCGCAAATCTCTCAATGAAATCAAAGAAATTCTGGCGGATATGGGTTTAAGTCTAGGTATGAAGCTGGATAACTTTCCTCCTCAGGAATCCCTGTCCGTAGGAAAGGAAGGATTGTCATGA
- the rpsD gene encoding 30S ribosomal protein S4, whose translation MARNLDPSCRICRRERTKLFLKGDRCYTDKCAFERRGYPPGQHGRARAKFSDYGIQLREKQKVKRMYGLMEKQFRNYFEKAERQRGITGTNLLMLLESRLDNIVYRMGFANSRTQARQLVRHNHFLVNGKKVNIPSYLVKVGDTVQLKEKSRQIRHIQEAMEAVARRGIPEWLEVDQEKFQGSMRMLPTREDLTMPIQEQLIVELYSK comes from the coding sequence GAGAACGAAATTATTTCTCAAGGGTGATCGCTGTTATACGGATAAATGCGCCTTTGAGCGGCGTGGGTACCCACCCGGACAACATGGCCGAGCGCGGGCCAAATTCTCGGATTATGGCATCCAGTTGCGGGAAAAACAGAAAGTTAAGCGCATGTATGGACTGATGGAAAAGCAGTTCCGTAATTACTTTGAAAAAGCCGAACGGCAAAGAGGCATTACTGGCACCAACCTCTTGATGCTGTTAGAGAGTCGCTTGGATAATATTGTTTATCGGATGGGATTTGCCAACTCCCGGACCCAGGCCCGTCAATTGGTGCGGCACAACCATTTCCTGGTTAACGGGAAAAAGGTAAACATCCCATCTTATCTGGTCAAAGTCGGTGATACGGTGCAGTTGAAGGAAAAAAGCCGTCAGATCCGACACATCCAGGAGGCCATGGAGGCGGTCGCCCGACGTGGCATCCCGGAATGGCTGGAAGTCGACCAGGAAAAATTCCAAGGCTCCATGCGGATGCTGCCCACCCGAGAAGATCTAACCATGCCTATTCAGGAGCAACTGATCGTTGAATTGTATTCTAAATAA
- a CDS encoding S-adenosylmethionine decarboxylase, translating to MVDGYGCSQERLVDLDGIYEFLNKCPDLIKMTKIMPPYVFKYSGKYAQDWGLSGFVLIAESHISVHTFPEKAYLSLDVFSCKNFDYRLALEYATEHFQIASYEIKFLDRGLEFPREIQAVTHYLRDERKQMRV from the coding sequence ATGGTAGATGGCTATGGATGCAGCCAGGAGCGGCTGGTCGATCTGGACGGGATTTATGAATTCTTGAATAAATGCCCGGATTTGATCAAGATGACCAAGATCATGCCGCCCTATGTGTTCAAATATTCAGGCAAGTATGCCCAGGACTGGGGCCTCTCGGGGTTTGTGCTAATTGCCGAAAGCCACATTAGCGTCCATACCTTCCCTGAAAAGGCTTACTTGAGTCTGGATGTTTTTTCTTGTAAAAACTTTGATTATCGGTTAGCCCTGGAATATGCTACCGAACATTTTCAGATTGCCAGTTATGAGATCAAGTTCCTGGATCGAGGCTTAGAATTTCCGCGGGAAATCCAGGCAGTGACTCATTATTTAAGGGATGAACGCAAACAGATGAGGGTTTAA